The Blastopirellula marina genome contains the following window.
CATTTAGGCCCTTGGCTTGCTTAAGTTACCTTGTAACTCAGAATACGTTCTCAATAATTGACGTTCAGCCAGCGGGCAGAGCACCAATCAAAACCCAGGAGAGGAAGATGCCGTCACTTCAGGATCTCGTGAAACAGCTTAACGAGGCCGGCCAAACCGAGATGGCCCAGTATCTCGCCGTGTGTGACGATGCGATTGCCGAGAAACTCGGCGAACAGTTAGCCGCAGTCGATCTGGCTGAATTATCCGAGTTGGCTGGTAGCGATCAGGAAGAAGCTCATCGCGACTACACCAAACTCGTTCCGCCCAAGGCCGTGCGTTTGAAAGAGCAAGACGCGGCCAAACTTGGCGAAGCACGCAAAGTGGGTGAAAAGTTGCTGGCGGAAGGTAAGGTTGCCGCCCTATTGGTGGCCGGCGGTCAAGGCTCACGTTTGGGGTTCGAGCACCCCAAAGGAATGTTCCCCATTGGTCCCGTCTCGGGAAAAACACTGTTCCAGATTCACCTGGAGAAGATCGTCGCTCGTAGCCGTCGGTACGGCAAGACAATCCCGCTGTACTTAATGACCAGCCCAGCAACTCACGCCGAGACGATTGAATTCCTCGAGAAGCACGATCGCTTCGGCATGGCCGAGCAGGACCTTCACATCTTCTGCCAAGGAACGATGCCGGCCATCGACCTAGAAACCAAGCAGCTTCTCCTGGCCGAGCCCGATCAACTTGCCCTCAGCCCCGATGGCCATGGCGGGATGTTGGCCGCACTGAAAAAGAGTGGCTGCCTGGACGATATGACCAAGCGTGGCATCGAGCAGATCTACTACTTCCAAGTCGACAATCCACTGGCCGATGTCTGCGAACCTGAATTTATCGGCCTTCACCACTTGGCCAACAGCGAGATGTCGACTCAGGTGGTTGCCAAAAAGCTACCCGAAGAGAAGCTAGGTATCCTGGCCGAACTCGACGGTCAACTCCAGTTGGTGGAATACAGCGAACTCCCAGCCGAGCAAGCCGCCGAGACGATCGAAGACGGTACACTGAAACATTGGGCCGGCAATATTGCTGTGCACGGAGTGAAGGTCTCTTTCCTCCAACGCATGGCCAGTGAAGCAGGTAGCCTGCCGTGGCATAAGGCAATCAAGAAGATTCCATTCGTCTCGCCAGCCGGGGAAACGGTTTCGCCAGATTCGCCGAATGGAATTAAGTTTGAGCGATTCATTTTTGACTTGCTTCCAAAGGCGCAAAACCCGATGGTAGTGGAGGTCGATCCGGCCCTTCGTTTTGCCCCCGTAAAGAATGCCGATGGTGCTCCCTCGGACACGCCTCAATCGGCGATGGATGCCATGTGTGCGATGCACCGAGCCTGGTTGAGCGAATGTGGCGTCGCCTGCGACGCGAATCGCAAAGTCGAGATCGGGCCACTGGTAGCCTTAGATTCCGGCGAACTGAAGACAAAGCTAGAAGAGAATCCGAAGTTGGCCGAGGCCGAACTGATTGATGCTTAAGGAGAGCTAGTATGCTGCACGCAATCGTGATGGCCGGAGGATCCGGCACTCGATTCTGGCCGGCTAGTCGCAACGACAAGCCGAAGCAATTGTTGAGCATGACGGGTGGAGCCACCATGATCCAAGCGACTTGTGATCGCCTAGGTGACTTGGTCCCACCTGATCAGCTTTACATCTTTACCGCGCAGCACCTGGTCGAGCCGATCAGTGCTCAATTGCCTCGTGTACCGGTGAATTCGATCGTAGGCGAGCCGTACAAACGAGATACGGCTCCCTGCATCGGTCTGGCCGCATTTTTAGTGCAGAAGAATGATCCCGACGCGACGATGGTCGTCATGCCGTCGGACCATGTCATTTCGCCAGAATCCGTATTCTGTGAAGCGATTCAGGCGGCGGTGGACCTGGTCGATGTTCAGCCGGAGCGCATTGTGACCTTTGGGATTCGTCCTACCTATCCTGCGGAAACTTTTGGCTACATCGAACGAGGCGAGGCACTCGACGCGTCCTCAATCAAAGCATTTCAAGTGCTTCGCTTCCGGGAGAAACCGAAAGGGGAAACCGCAAAGCAATACTTCGAGTCAGGTCAGTTCTACTGGAACGCCGGCATTTTCATTTGGAAAGCGAAGACCGTTCTTGATGCGTTGAAAAAGCACGAGCCGGAGATGTATGCTCATCTGGAAGCGATTGCCCATGCGTGGGGCACACCTCAGCAAGCGAAAATCTTCGATCACGAATTCAATGCGATCCAGGGCAAGTCAATCGATTATGCCGTGATGGAACACCACTCGGATATTGTTGTGGTCGAAGCTCCGTTCAATTGGGACGACGTCGGCAACTGGCAAAGCATGGCCCGGCTACATGGCCAGGATGATTCGGGCAACACGCATCTCGGCGATGTGTTGGCTCTCGATAGTGAAGACTGTATTGTACGCAGCGAGAGTGGTCATCTGATTGTCACCCTTGGTACCAAGCAGTTGATCGTGGTCCACACACCGGACGCGACACTTGTCGCGGACAAGTCACGGGAAGAGGATATCCGCGACGTTGTGAAGCAATTGAAGGAAGGCGACCTGGAGCGATTCTTGTAATCGTCACGTCTATGAGCAATCCGCTTCCTTCGATTCCCGAAAAAGGCCGCATCGCCGCGGTCGACTATGGAACTGTGCGGATCGGTGTCGCAATCACCGATCCCGAACGCATCTTGTGTAGCCCGTTGGAAAACTACAATCGACGCAGCCCTTCCAAAGATGCTCAGTACTTTCGTGAGCTTGCAGAACTTGAAAGGATTGTACTCTTCGTCGTTGGCTTGCCTGTCCACATGAGTGGCGACGAAAGTCAGAAATCTTACGAGGCCCGGCAGTTCGGCAAGTGGCTCTTCGAGACGACCAACGTTCCGGTGACCTTCTACGACGAACGCTTCACCACGAGCATGGCGAAAGACTTGCTGCAGGAAGCAGGACTCACCAAGAAGCGCCGGAAAGCCCGACTCGATATGCTTTCTGCCCAGATCTTGCTAACCGCATTCCTGGAAAATCCGGACCGATCGCTGGGTAGTATTGCCGGGCTCGAGGACTGATCGATACGAAGCTATGCTTCGGAAGCGTGATAATCTTTACCGCTGCGTGAGGCAACAATGACCAGCAGCAATCCCAGCCCCATAATGGCCGCAGAAACGGCAAATGGAGCGAGGATGTTCAGCTTCAGCAGAGGAATTCCCAAGCCAGAGCCAATGATACGAGCGAGGGAGTTGACGCTTTGCCCGATCCCTAGAATGCCCCCCTGTTTATCAGGGTCGCTTCGCCGTGAGATGAACGAATTGAGCGATGGCATCATGAAACCGAAGCCTCCCACCACGATTGCGAGGGCCCCCAAGAGAAGTCCGACCGATTGATCCTGCGTCGCCTTCAAGATCAACAGCATGCCAACCACCATCAGTATGCAACCAGTCGACGCCAAGACTCCTTCGCTGACCTTGCCGGCAACACGTCGAACGATCCCGCCCTGCACCAATGCCAGTGTGAAACCGATATACGCATACGTCAAACAGACCTGGCCAAAGGTGAACGCAAACGGATGTTCGTGCCCAGGCGTGTTTTCGGTGCCTTTCAGCAGCATCGACAAAGTCGTTTCGAAGTTGGCAAACGAAAAGACCACCACGAATAAGGAAATCAGCAGCAGTCCCACTGAAGGAACCGACAACGCATCACTAAGTCCCTTCAGATTGAAGTTATGCTTGGCGGCGGATGGACTGTCGGACCGAATGCTCTCGGGAAGCTTAAACCACGCCAGGAGAAGTGCGACCGTCGAAAGGCCTGCGGCGGCGTAGCCGGGCCAAGGCCCTGGGTCTCCGGTTCCACTCGGCACGGCCAGATAACCGAAGAGTGGCCCAAATGTGAACCCGAGTCCGAATGCCATTCCAATCAACGCCATCCCTTTGGGGCGTTCCTCCAGGGATGTCGTATCTGCGATGTATGCCTGGGCCGTCGAGATGGTCGCCCCTGCAATCCCAGCTCCGATTCGGGAAATGAAGAGCAGTGTCATCGACTGCATGGTCGTCGCGATACCGAAAAGCGTGTAAAAGACGACGCTGCCGGCCAGCCCGATCATCAACACCGGTCGACGGCCAATCCGGTCGGAAAGACGCCCCCACATCGGAGCAAAAAGGAACTGCATCGCCGAGAAGCTGGCCATCAACAAGCCAATCTCTAAACCAGATTCGTCGACCACGAACTGATCGGCGTAGATCGGCAATAAGGGTAACACCATGCCGAAGCCCAGCAGATCGATGAAGACCGTCAAGAACACAATTCCACGTGCCGCACGGTTCTCGGGATTGGCTACAGGTGGGACGGTGTCTGACGACATGAAAATCTCCGGCGGGTAGTAGTTATGGCTAGAAAACCGTCCATCTTACTCGGAATCGCACGTGTTGCGTTAGGTGGGTTGGCATCTCGCTTCTTATCGATCTTGCTGCCCGACTGGTTTCTGCGCAATTGACCTCTTATGATTCAACCATGGAATCAACAATCCCAGCACAGCGTTCATCGCTCCGTTGTCTTAGCCCAGAAAACCTGGCCGGTCTTCAGCTGACCAAGCTGAACAAGATGCTGGCTGAGGTCCTGCCACATAATGCTTTTTACGCCGAAAAGTTTTCAGGCTGGAATCTGCCCCTGAATTCGCTCGACGAGCTGTCGCAGTTGCCCTTCACCTTCAAAGACGAACTGATCGGCAAGCACGAAAGCGGCGATCTGGCCAACAACCGCACTTATGGGGTCGAACAGTACGTTCGCTTTCACCGCACTAGCGGGACGCGCGGACGGCCGATGGTGGTGCTTGATACGGCCGCTGACTGGCAGTGGTGGATCGAGGCTTGGCAGTATGTTCTCGATGCGGCTGAGATCGATGCTGGGGATCGTTGTTTCTTCGCGTTCAGCTTCGGTCCGTTTGTCGGGTTCTGGAGTGCGTTTGATGCCGCCGCCGCGCGAGGATGTCTGGCCATTCCGAGTGGGGGACTGAGCACCGTCAGCCGGCTTGAGCTCATCCAACATAGTCAGGCCACAGCGGTTTTCTGCACGCCAACCTATGCCCTTCATATGGCCGAGGTCGCTCAGCAAAATCATATCCATCTTGCAGAACTAGGCGTTCAGCGTTTGGTTCTCGCTGGTGAACCAGGTGGTTCGATCCCAGAGATTCGTGACCGGATAGAAACGGCTTGGAATGCCAAGGTAATCGATCATAGCGGCGCGACCGAGATTGGCCCTTGGGGCTTTAGTGACGAGCAGCAATCTGGCGTTTACGTGAACGAGGCATTCTTTTTGCCAGAGTTCATTTCGCTCGATACCGGTACTCCGGCGGGTGAAGGTGAATTATCGGAGTTGATCATCACCACGCTCGGACGCAACGGGAGCCCGGTGATTCGCTATCGTACCGGCGATTTGGTACGTCCTCGTTGGAATACCCCCAGCCCTTGTAACTTTGTCTTGCTGGAAGGTGGCGTCTTGGGGCGCACGGACGACATGCTGATTATTCGCGGCGTGAATGTCTTTCCGACCTCGATCGAGCAGATCTTGCGTGGTTTTCCCGAAGTG
Protein-coding sequences here:
- a CDS encoding UTP--glucose-1-phosphate uridylyltransferase gives rise to the protein MPSLQDLVKQLNEAGQTEMAQYLAVCDDAIAEKLGEQLAAVDLAELSELAGSDQEEAHRDYTKLVPPKAVRLKEQDAAKLGEARKVGEKLLAEGKVAALLVAGGQGSRLGFEHPKGMFPIGPVSGKTLFQIHLEKIVARSRRYGKTIPLYLMTSPATHAETIEFLEKHDRFGMAEQDLHIFCQGTMPAIDLETKQLLLAEPDQLALSPDGHGGMLAALKKSGCLDDMTKRGIEQIYYFQVDNPLADVCEPEFIGLHHLANSEMSTQVVAKKLPEEKLGILAELDGQLQLVEYSELPAEQAAETIEDGTLKHWAGNIAVHGVKVSFLQRMASEAGSLPWHKAIKKIPFVSPAGETVSPDSPNGIKFERFIFDLLPKAQNPMVVEVDPALRFAPVKNADGAPSDTPQSAMDAMCAMHRAWLSECGVACDANRKVEIGPLVALDSGELKTKLEENPKLAEAELIDA
- a CDS encoding mannose-1-phosphate guanylyltransferase is translated as MLHAIVMAGGSGTRFWPASRNDKPKQLLSMTGGATMIQATCDRLGDLVPPDQLYIFTAQHLVEPISAQLPRVPVNSIVGEPYKRDTAPCIGLAAFLVQKNDPDATMVVMPSDHVISPESVFCEAIQAAVDLVDVQPERIVTFGIRPTYPAETFGYIERGEALDASSIKAFQVLRFREKPKGETAKQYFESGQFYWNAGIFIWKAKTVLDALKKHEPEMYAHLEAIAHAWGTPQQAKIFDHEFNAIQGKSIDYAVMEHHSDIVVVEAPFNWDDVGNWQSMARLHGQDDSGNTHLGDVLALDSEDCIVRSESGHLIVTLGTKQLIVVHTPDATLVADKSREEDIRDVVKQLKEGDLERFL
- the ruvX gene encoding Holliday junction resolvase RuvX; this translates as MSNPLPSIPEKGRIAAVDYGTVRIGVAITDPERILCSPLENYNRRSPSKDAQYFRELAELERIVLFVVGLPVHMSGDESQKSYEARQFGKWLFETTNVPVTFYDERFTTSMAKDLLQEAGLTKKRRKARLDMLSAQILLTAFLENPDRSLGSIAGLED
- a CDS encoding MFS transporter; translated protein: MSSDTVPPVANPENRAARGIVFLTVFIDLLGFGMVLPLLPIYADQFVVDESGLEIGLLMASFSAMQFLFAPMWGRLSDRIGRRPVLMIGLAGSVVFYTLFGIATTMQSMTLLFISRIGAGIAGATISTAQAYIADTTSLEERPKGMALIGMAFGLGFTFGPLFGYLAVPSGTGDPGPWPGYAAAGLSTVALLLAWFKLPESIRSDSPSAAKHNFNLKGLSDALSVPSVGLLLISLFVVVFSFANFETTLSMLLKGTENTPGHEHPFAFTFGQVCLTYAYIGFTLALVQGGIVRRVAGKVSEGVLASTGCILMVVGMLLILKATQDQSVGLLLGALAIVVGGFGFMMPSLNSFISRRSDPDKQGGILGIGQSVNSLARIIGSGLGIPLLKLNILAPFAVSAAIMGLGLLLVIVASRSGKDYHASEA
- a CDS encoding phenylacetate--CoA ligase family protein, with amino-acid sequence MESTIPAQRSSLRCLSPENLAGLQLTKLNKMLAEVLPHNAFYAEKFSGWNLPLNSLDELSQLPFTFKDELIGKHESGDLANNRTYGVEQYVRFHRTSGTRGRPMVVLDTAADWQWWIEAWQYVLDAAEIDAGDRCFFAFSFGPFVGFWSAFDAAAARGCLAIPSGGLSTVSRLELIQHSQATAVFCTPTYALHMAEVAQQNHIHLAELGVQRLVLAGEPGGSIPEIRDRIETAWNAKVIDHSGATEIGPWGFSDEQQSGVYVNEAFFLPEFISLDTGTPAGEGELSELIITTLGRNGSPVIRYRTGDLVRPRWNTPSPCNFVLLEGGVLGRTDDMLIIRGVNVFPTSIEQILRGFPEVVEYRLTAVKRGEMDAISVEVEDRKQDPERIAHELNLRLGLKVDVHLVDAGTLPRFEGKGRRFVDARKD